A part of Phycisphaerae bacterium genomic DNA contains:
- a CDS encoding sugar kinase: protein MGFDLVTFGECMVRLAAPDRMRLEQARHLEVTAAGAEWNVAVNVARLGHRTAWASRLVDNWVGRFIAGEARTHGVDTSQVVWTEFDGIGKVRNGLYFLEHGAGPRASNVVYDRAYSAISGMSFDMVDWKSLLSQTRWLHGTGITPALSETVAETTVKVFRMAAEMGVTTSYDLNFRSKLWPSKRAIEVNSQIAPYISVMIGNEEDFEKALGVKAAGIDQNYAKLDPASYEPVAVEVKKKFPNIQWIGTTLRDAKTGLLNDWRVILYDGTRLYTSKAYENLEIVDRLGGGDSFASAVIASFLEGRQDGQEIAEFAGAYSALAHTFPGDMNWATREEAAKAAKGASARVSR from the coding sequence ATGGGTTTCGATCTGGTGACGTTCGGCGAGTGCATGGTGCGGTTGGCGGCTCCGGATCGGATGCGACTCGAGCAGGCGAGGCATCTGGAGGTTACCGCGGCGGGGGCTGAGTGGAACGTCGCGGTCAACGTGGCCCGGCTGGGCCATAGGACCGCGTGGGCTTCGCGCCTGGTCGACAATTGGGTCGGCCGGTTCATCGCCGGCGAGGCCCGCACCCACGGCGTGGACACCTCGCAGGTGGTCTGGACCGAGTTCGACGGGATCGGCAAGGTTCGCAACGGCTTGTATTTCCTGGAACATGGGGCCGGGCCGCGGGCGAGCAACGTGGTCTACGATCGGGCCTATTCGGCGATCAGCGGCATGAGCTTCGACATGGTCGACTGGAAGAGCCTTTTGTCCCAGACCCGCTGGCTGCACGGGACCGGGATCACGCCGGCCCTCTCGGAGACGGTGGCCGAGACCACCGTCAAGGTCTTCCGCATGGCGGCTGAGATGGGCGTGACCACCAGCTATGACCTGAACTTCCGTTCCAAGCTCTGGCCGTCGAAGCGGGCCATCGAAGTCAATTCGCAGATCGCGCCGTACATCTCAGTGATGATCGGCAACGAGGAGGATTTCGAGAAGGCGCTTGGTGTCAAGGCCGCTGGAATTGACCAGAACTACGCGAAGCTCGACCCGGCCAGCTACGAGCCGGTCGCCGTTGAAGTCAAAAAGAAGTTCCCGAATATTCAGTGGATTGGCACGACCCTTCGCGACGCCAAGACCGGCCTGCTCAACGACTGGCGGGTGATCCTCTACGACGGGACGCGGCTGTACACCTCGAAGGCTTACGAGAACCTGGAGATTGTCGACCGTCTCGGCGGCGGCGACAGCTTCGCCTCAGCGGTCATCGCCTCGTTCCTCGAGGGCAGACAAGACGGCCAGGAGATCGCGGAGTTCGCGGGCGCCTATTCGGCCCTGGCCCACACGTTCCCGGGCGAT
- the ilvC gene encoding ketol-acid reductoisomerase: protein MAVTIYYENDANLGTLKGKTVGVVGYGSQGHAHSQNLRDSGVNVIVSDLPGTPNHKLAVEHGFKPVSAAELTKQADLIIITLPDEVQARVFQSEIRPNLRENQVLGFCHGFNIHFGQIVPPENIDVIMIAPKGPGHLVRSEFEKGGGVPCLIAIQQDHSGKAKQIGLAWAAGIGGARAGVLETTFAEETETDLFGEQVVLCGGVTALVKAGFDTLVEAGYQPEIAYFECMHELKLIVDLFYQGGVNYMRYSVSNTAEYGDLTRGPRIINEQTRQEMKKILGEIQNGEFAKEWILENMAGRPTFNALYKKDYDSLIERVGKQLRRMMKWIKAKEV, encoded by the coding sequence ATGGCCGTTACCATTTACTACGAAAACGACGCCAATCTGGGGACCCTCAAGGGTAAGACGGTCGGCGTCGTCGGATACGGCTCGCAGGGCCATGCCCACAGCCAAAATCTGCGTGACAGCGGGGTCAACGTGATCGTTTCGGACCTGCCCGGAACGCCGAACCACAAGCTGGCCGTCGAGCACGGCTTCAAGCCGGTTTCGGCCGCCGAACTGACCAAGCAGGCCGACCTGATCATCATCACGCTGCCCGATGAGGTCCAGGCCCGCGTCTTCCAGAGCGAGATCCGGCCGAATCTGCGAGAGAACCAGGTGCTGGGCTTCTGTCACGGGTTCAACATCCACTTCGGGCAGATCGTTCCGCCGGAGAACATCGACGTGATCATGATCGCTCCGAAGGGTCCGGGCCACCTGGTCCGGTCTGAGTTCGAGAAGGGCGGCGGCGTGCCGTGCCTGATCGCGATCCAGCAGGACCATTCGGGCAAGGCCAAGCAGATCGGTCTGGCCTGGGCGGCCGGCATCGGCGGCGCCCGCGCGGGCGTCCTGGAGACGACGTTCGCCGAGGAGACCGAGACCGACCTGTTCGGCGAGCAGGTGGTCTTGTGCGGCGGCGTGACCGCTCTGGTCAAGGCCGGGTTCGACACTCTGGTCGAGGCGGGTTACCAGCCGGAGATCGCGTACTTCGAGTGCATGCACGAGCTGAAGCTCATCGTTGACCTGTTCTATCAGGGCGGCGTCAACTACATGCGGTACAGCGTCTCGAACACCGCGGAGTACGGCGACCTGACCCGCGGGCCGCGGATCATCAACGAGCAGACCCGCCAGGAGATGAAGAAGATTCTCGGCGAGATCCAGAACGGCGAGTTCGCCAAGGAGTGGATCCTGGAGAACATGGCGGGCCGTCCGACGTTCAACGCCCTCTACAAGAAGGACTACGATTCGCTGATCGAGCGGGTGGGCAAGCAGCTTCGCCGCATGATGAAGTGGATCAAGGCGAAGGAAGTCTAG
- a CDS encoding tetratricopeptide repeat protein, producing the protein MKTGKWLLLTAAIAFVTGCAQQPKEFEPVRLEKAIDLSQTQYKQVDLTTATEVDLVEELHKVRADYRRLLEIMLQWYMDRGYYQKAQWAQRELEDLKDVRTYNYLTPIDVVQIPEQGATVAVAEAETLFEQAQKLRKEGEILPLVTNKDKLRDALDIYRRIVKDYPQSTVAPDAAYYAAEILKEHFQEDLQAIEYYKLALKLNPDIRRKVRFQMAVILDFRMHDRSEALKMYRRVLEEEADIDQTNTEFAARRISQLLEEQNAENGSAAAEPLTE; encoded by the coding sequence ATGAAGACTGGCAAGTGGCTCTTGCTCACGGCGGCGATTGCGTTTGTCACCGGGTGCGCCCAGCAACCCAAGGAATTCGAGCCGGTGCGTCTGGAGAAGGCGATCGACCTGTCCCAGACCCAGTACAAGCAGGTCGACCTGACCACGGCGACCGAAGTGGACCTGGTCGAGGAACTCCACAAGGTCCGGGCCGACTACCGCCGGCTGCTGGAGATCATGCTCCAGTGGTACATGGACCGGGGTTACTACCAGAAGGCCCAATGGGCCCAGCGTGAACTGGAAGACCTCAAGGACGTGCGGACCTACAACTACCTGACCCCCATCGACGTGGTCCAGATCCCGGAGCAGGGCGCGACCGTCGCGGTCGCCGAGGCCGAAACCCTCTTCGAGCAGGCCCAGAAACTCCGCAAGGAAGGCGAGATTCTCCCCCTGGTCACCAACAAGGATAAACTCCGCGACGCCCTGGACATCTACCGCCGGATCGTCAAGGATTACCCGCAGAGCACGGTGGCCCCGGATGCGGCCTACTACGCCGCAGAAATCCTCAAGGAGCACTTCCAGGAAGACCTCCAGGCCATCGAATACTATAAACTGGCCCTGAAGCTCAACCCCGACATCCGGCGCAAAGTCCGCTTCCAGATGGCGGTCATCCTCGACTTCCGCATGCACGACCGGTCGGAGGCCCTCAAGATGTACCGCCGGGTGCTCGAGGAGGAAGCCGACATCGACCAGACGAATACCGAGTTTGCCGCCCGCCGCATCAGCCAACTCCTGGAAGAGCAGAACGCGGAGAACGGAAGCGCCGCGGCTGAACCCCTTACGGAGTAG